GTTAGGCTCGTAGCCCTTGCAAAGTTTTCCATTTTTTAAAACGGTGTGAATTAGAAATTCAAAATTGTCATATTGTTTGATAATTTTAAAAATGTTGTCTTGTATTGGATGAAAAACGGTAAATTCTTTCCTTGAATTTAGATGATATTTGATTTTATCTTTTTCTTCTTTTAAAAAGATAAAATCAAATACCATCTGGCCATTTAAATAAATTCTTGCAACTTCTTTTTCATCAGGTAATGTAGATTTTTCTGTGTTATTTGATATTTTCATTTTTGGTATAAATTTTTCATTTTTTTCTATAGAGATCATTTTATATACTCCTGAAAGGTTTGGATCTCCTTTTGCTGTAACTAAATTTGTTCCAACGCCCCAAATATCAATTGGAGCATTTATTGAATTTAAGTACATGATAATATTTTCGTCAAGTTCATTAGATGCAATAATTTTTACATGATTTAGCCCATTTTGGTCTAATTCTTTTCTTGCTGCTTTGCTTAAATATTCAAGATCTCCGCTGTCAATTCTTATTGAAAAATTATTTTTCTCTTCCTGTTTTAGTTCTTTGAATATTTTAATAGCATTTTTTAATCCGCTGTTAAGCGTGTCGTAAGTATCTATTAGTAAACTTACTTTGTTAGGATATGTTTTTGCATATTCTCTGAATGCTTGTTCTTCGGTTTCAAAGCTCATTACCCAACTGTGAGCCATTGTTCCTGTGACTGGGATATTGTATTTATATCCAGCAAGCATATTGCTTGTAAAATCTGCCCCTCCTATGTAGGCGGCTTTACTGGCAGAAAGTGCTCCATTTATTCCTTGTGCCCTTCTCAATCCAAATTCTGCTAAAATTTTTGCACCAGATTCTTTTATTCTAGCGGTTTTTGTTGCTATTAAACTTTCAAAGTTTATTATATTTAAAACTAGCCCTTCTATTAATAATAATTCTATTAAGTGCCCCTCAATCACAACTACTGGGGTATAAGGGAAAACCAGGCGTCCTTCTTCTATTGAGCTTATTTTGACATTTAGTTTGAGTTCTCCTAGAAAGTTTAAAAATTGTTTATCTAACATATTAAAGCTTTTTAAATATTTAAGCTCGTTTTCTCCAAAACGAATATTTTTTAGTTCATTAACTAATGTGTGTATTCCAGCTAAAACAATATAGCCATTTTTAAACGGAGTTTTTCTAAAAAAAACTTCAAATTTTGCTTTAGGATTAATACCTTTTGTAAAATAAGCATTCATCATTGAAATTTCATAAAAATCTGTAAATAGTGATAGATTTTTCATTCTCCTTATTATATACTAGTTTTGTTTGTAAAAAAATGATATTAAATTTGAGTTTACTTTTTGTTTTTTAATCTTTATGAATTGGTTTTTGTGATATATAATAAATTGACCAGATTGGACTAAATTCTATGAAAGAAAAAAGTGTTTCTAATTTTGATATTGTAATTTTTGGAGTTACTGGGAATTTGTCTAGAAAAAAGCTCATTCCTTCACTTTTTAATTTGTTTAAAAATAAATGTATTAGCAATTTTAGGGTTATTGGCTTTTCTCGTAAAATTTTTACAGATAAAGAATTTAGATTGTATATTAAAGATTCTTTATGGCAGGAAGAAACTGATTCGTTGATTGAGATTTTTTTAAATTTTTTTATTTATGTATTTGGTGATTTTAATGAAAAAGAGCCTTATAAAAATTTATTTAAATTTTTGGATAAAAATCGAGAAACGATATATTATCTTTCGACATCTCCTACATTTTATGGGCCTATAATTAATCATTTGAAAAAATATTTTTTAAGTGAAAGATTGACTTTATCAAAAATAGTTCTTGAGAAACCTTTTGGCTCTAGTCTTGAGACAGCAAAAAAATTAAATAGCTTGCTTTATTCTGCTTTTAAAGAAGATCAAATTTATAGAATAGATCACTATTTAGGTAAAGAAACGGTTCAAAATATTTTTACATTTAGATTTGGTAATTCTATTTTTGAAAATATTTGGAATAATCGTTATGTAGATTTTGTTCAGATTACGGTAGCAGAAGAATTAGGCCTTGGTGGAAGAGTGGAGTATTACGATTCTGTTGGAGCTTTGAAAGACATGGTTCAAAATCATATTTTACAATTGTTAAGCCTTGTTGCGATGGAGTCTCCTATTAAATTTGATTCTCAGTTTATTCATGATGAAAAAGTAAAAGTTTTAAAAAGTTTAAGGAAAATTAGCAAAGAAGATATTAAAAATTGCATTGTTAAGGGGCAATATATAGGTTCACAAGTTGAAGGGGTTTTTAAAAAAGGCTATAAAGATGAAACAGAGTTTTTGGGAAATTCAAATACCGAAACTTATTTGGCTATGAAAGTGTTTATTAATAATTGGCGTTGGTCTGGTGTTCCTTTTTATCTTAGAACTGGCAAAGGTCTTGCTAGGAAATTTTCAGAAATATATATTCAATTTAAAAAACCAAGCTTTACTCTTTTTAACAATAGTGCTGTTGATTTTTCTAATGCTTTAATATTTAGGATTCAACCAAGAGATGGAATTGAAATTAAATTCAATACTAAGAAACCCGGATATAATTATGAAATTCAAACTGCTAATATGGAGTTTTCATATTACGGGACATTTAAAAGATTATTTGATGAAGCTTATGAACGTTTGTTGTTAGATGTTTTTTTAGGGGATGGTACTTTGTATGCGACAAGTGATGAGATTGAAAGTTCTTGGGAATTTGTTTCAGATATTGCAAATAAGTGGGCAGATATTGAAATTTGTAATTATTCTTATGGCTCTGAAGGACCAAAAGAGATAGACTTTATTTTAGAAAAAGATCATTTTTGGCGTAAAATTTAATTTTCTAGTTTTTAAAAAGATATATTTTAAATTGGACAAATTGATAAAATTTTTATATAATTTATTCCTATTCCTTTTTAATGCTTGTTTTATTTATAATGAGTGTCCTCAGGTTTGTATTTCTTGCGATTTAGTAGTAAAACTTTTGGATAAGTTTTATCTTTCTTTTTAAATAATTTAATAGAATTGAGGATTTTTGTTTTTGATTTGATTGCAAATTTATGCATCAATTGATAATTTGCGTTATCATTAAAAATTGTAAGTAATCTTTTTTATAAAAACAGTGCTTATATTTAAAGGATGTATATGGAAAGTATTGAAGGAAGAGGGCAGCCAAATTTTTTTGGACTTATTCCTTTTTTTGTTTTTATTATTATCTATTTAGGCACGGGGATTTATTTAGGGGCTATTGGTGTGGAAATGGCTTTTTATCAACTGCCGGCTAGTGCTGCGATGTTTTTAGCTTCCGTTGTTTGTTTTTTGATATTTAAAGGAAAATTTTCCGATAAAATTCACATATTTATCAAAGGAGCTGCTCAGTACGATATTATATTGATGTGTCTTATTTTTATGCTTTCGGGAGCTTTCTCTTCTCTTTGCAAAGAAGTAGGCTGTGTTGAAGCTGTAGCAAATTTGGGAATTAAACATATTAATCCTAATTGGATTGTTTCTGGTATATTTTTTGTAACCTGCTTTCTCTCTTTTTCTACTGGTACTTCTGTTGGAGCTATTGTTGCAATTGCTCCTATTGCTTTTAATATTGCTGTTAAAAGTAGTATTAATCCGAATTTAATAGCAGCAGCTGTAATGTGTGGAGCAATGTTTGGAGATAATCTTTCTTTAATATCAGATACAACTATTGTTTCTAGTCGAACGCAAGGTAGTAACATCTTAGATGTTTTTATTAGTAGCAGTTTTTATGCTTTTCCATCCGCCATATTAACTTTTTTTTCTTTTTTCTTTCTTTCTGAAAATTTGCCCAGTACCATAAACTTTCTGCATGAAGGTCCAATAGATTTGGTGAAAACTGTGCCTTATTTAATAATAATAATTTTTTCTTTAGCCGGAATGAATGTTTTTATAG
This genomic interval from Borreliella andersonii contains the following:
- a CDS encoding nicotinate phosphoribosyltransferase; translated protein: MKNLSLFTDFYEISMMNAYFTKGINPKAKFEVFFRKTPFKNGYIVLAGIHTLVNELKNIRFGENELKYLKSFNMLDKQFLNFLGELKLNVKISSIEEGRLVFPYTPVVVIEGHLIELLLIEGLVLNIINFESLIATKTARIKESGAKILAEFGLRRAQGINGALSASKAAYIGGADFTSNMLAGYKYNIPVTGTMAHSWVMSFETEEQAFREYAKTYPNKVSLLIDTYDTLNSGLKNAIKIFKELKQEEKNNFSIRIDSGDLEYLSKAARKELDQNGLNHVKIIASNELDENIIMYLNSINAPIDIWGVGTNLVTAKGDPNLSGVYKMISIEKNEKFIPKMKISNNTEKSTLPDEKEVARIYLNGQMVFDFIFLKEEKDKIKYHLNSRKEFTVFHPIQDNIFKIIKQYDNFEFLIHTVLKNGKLCKGYEPNLSNIRNKTRLDLSKLEHTYRRIINPHIYKVSISKNLRKLKNKLIKNIKNN
- the zwf gene encoding glucose-6-phosphate dehydrogenase encodes the protein MKEKSVSNFDIVIFGVTGNLSRKKLIPSLFNLFKNKCISNFRVIGFSRKIFTDKEFRLYIKDSLWQEETDSLIEIFLNFFIYVFGDFNEKEPYKNLFKFLDKNRETIYYLSTSPTFYGPIINHLKKYFLSERLTLSKIVLEKPFGSSLETAKKLNSLLYSAFKEDQIYRIDHYLGKETVQNIFTFRFGNSIFENIWNNRYVDFVQITVAEELGLGGRVEYYDSVGALKDMVQNHILQLLSLVAMESPIKFDSQFIHDEKVKVLKSLRKISKEDIKNCIVKGQYIGSQVEGVFKKGYKDETEFLGNSNTETYLAMKVFINNWRWSGVPFYLRTGKGLARKFSEIYIQFKKPSFTLFNNSAVDFSNALIFRIQPRDGIEIKFNTKKPGYNYEIQTANMEFSYYGTFKRLFDEAYERLLLDVFLGDGTLYATSDEIESSWEFVSDIANKWADIEICNYSYGSEGPKEIDFILEKDHFWRKI
- a CDS encoding Na+/H+ antiporter NhaC family protein, producing the protein MESIEGRGQPNFFGLIPFFVFIIIYLGTGIYLGAIGVEMAFYQLPASAAMFLASVVCFLIFKGKFSDKIHIFIKGAAQYDIILMCLIFMLSGAFSSLCKEVGCVEAVANLGIKHINPNWIVSGIFFVTCFLSFSTGTSVGAIVAIAPIAFNIAVKSSINPNLIAAAVMCGAMFGDNLSLISDTTIVSSRTQGSNILDVFISSSFYAFPSAILTFFSFFFLSENLPSTINFLHEGPIDLVKTVPYLIIIIFSLAGMNVFIVLTLGIFSICLISVLYGNLYFLDVMKSVNKGFLNMADLIFLSILTGGVSFVVIHNGGFKWLLVKLKSLIRGKSSAEFSIGVFVSIVDVFLANNTIAILICGKVAKKIAFENNISFQRSASILDMFSCIFQGIIPYGAQMIILVSFSNGLVSPISVLSFLVYFGFLLLFVILSILGLDMKNFFYFFKKNKNF